CCGATTCCTCAGCTCAACTGACAATCAGAGAAGATGGGGGGGTGCCCCAGTAAACTAGTGATTCCTCAGACTGTCCTGGTTCACACAACTCTCTTTCTGCAGAAACCTCTGTCCAGAGCAAGGCCTGCAGCAGCCCCGAGCCATCAGCCCGCCCTCCCTGCTACTCCTTGGATGGCATCCTCCTTCGGCCTAAAGAGCGGGACTCCCCGCCACCTCCTCCAGCCCCAGACCAGGCAGCCCTGCAGATTGTCCAGCTCCCTCGGCTAGCCCCATCACCACCTCCGCGTCCCCCGTGTCCAGGCCCCTCTCCTTCCAgcctcccaccaccacctcccctgcCACCCACCCTAGACCCCTCGCTGGACTTCCTCCGTGCCCAGCGGGAGACGGCAGAGGCAATCCGTGAATTGGAAGGCACTTTGCGCCAGGGACTGGCTAAGCTGAGCGATGTCCTCAGCGCCCTCCTGCCTCTCTTGGCCGGCCCAGAGCCACCTGTGCCCCTGCCTGCTGCCGGGCTGGCCCCGGCCCACCCCAAGGTGGAGACCTCACCTGAGCCTGCGGCATTAAccgttgaggagggagaggaagcagCCATAGTGGGGACACCCCCAGGGGAGGAGAGGGGTACCCGGCCTCCTCTACCCAGAGattcacctccagtgaagaggagGAAAGGTTTCCCAACACGAAAACGGAGAGGAAGGTGGAAGAACATGTGATAACTCTGGTGGGGATGTCTGGCCGCCTGCTCTGGTCTCCCGCCATCCTCTGCCCTGTTTGGCCCACTtcagggggaagagggagactCAACACTGCTTGTAACCGATTCCAGTGGGCTCTGGTCCCTTcagctgctccctccctcctgttgCTTTCCATCCCCACCACCCCCTCTGGGGCTGTGCCACCCACAATCCCTGTCTAGTGCCTGATTTTCTTTAGCGTTAGTCTCAAGTTTCATAGAATTTGGAGACAGAGGGGACTTTGGAGTCCCCATagcccagctccctcattttagagaggaagaatggagcccagagagatggagagacttgcccaaggtcccccaTAGCATCAAAGCAGCAGGGCCAGATTCAGACCTAAACCCTCAGACTCCGGATGCAGGGTTCTTTCCCACAATTCCACGCTGCCTCCCCCCAGTGAGACACATGCCCAACCTCCCTGAACATCACAGCCTTAGGAATATCCCCATCCTGGACGCGCAAAGCAGTCACTTTAACCTTATTTATTATTGTTCTGTGGGAGGTGGGGTTAGAGGGTCTGTGACCCCCTTATCCACCAGGTGGAACACCCACTCAATCCTCCCAGCTCATGGGGGCCTCCTGTCCCTTGGCCCAGAAGCTAGGCTCAAGGTTCCACCACTGTGCCTAGACAGCATCTGAACCCCAGGTTCAGAAGCAACAGGCAAGAAATGGGGACATCAGGAGCTCCCTGCCCCTCCCAGCACACCAGAGAGGCTAAGTCCCCCGGGCCTCAGGCCTTCCCGCTACCGCTCTGTGcccaccttcctccccccacGAGAACAAGATAtcaataaactattttttaataCAAAGCCTGTAACTGTGGTCTCAGAGGACCTGTAGTGATGATACCAGACTTCCAGTGGCTCGCTGTTTGCAAAGGGCCTTTCAGACGTCTTTTGAGCTGTTCAGCATTGAACTAGGGGAGCTAAACGTAGCCCTCATCAGACACATTTATAGACCACCAAACAGAAGTCTAGAGGGGGTTGGTTATTGGCTAGAAGTGGCAGGGGCAGGCagcatttgaatgcaggtcttctgactcccaggcaTTAATTACATTCTAGAGTTCCTAGGACATCCTAATTCCCACACCGTTATTTACAGATCTAGGCTCTTGGGATCACTGTCTAGTCCGACTGCCTTatcttacaaatggggaaatgggCTCAGAGAGGAAGGGGTCAGTATTCCTTCCTGCCcttggaagaaggaaaggggagtcAGATATCGAGTCCTACACGCCGTCTGGTTCACTTGCATCTTACTGACCAGGAAACTCGGGCCAGCTTAGGGAGACCGTGCCAAGCGCTTTGCAGGCTCTAGCTCGTTTGATCCAAGGGTACACGGGGtaaagagccaggattcaaagctaGGTCCTAAATTCAACACTCTCCCAACGGGATAGACGCTCGTGGGAAGCAGACTCCCAGCTCTCcgacctccctcctctcccagggacagactggaggagagaagggcccTCGCTTCCCCTGCCTGGAGCCCGAGGGTTTAATCAGTACTCAAGGGGGCAAAGCAGAACTGGAGAGAACAGAATTGTGGGTAGGAGGGCGATTGGGGGGGACAGGAAATTCATCACCTTCTCCCTAAACCACGGAGTATTCTGGGAGTTGTAGTGAGCCTGGCGTGGAGGTCTTCTAACTGAGAAAGTTAACCCGTTAGGGCCTGGGGGGAATTGGAAAGAGTTCCTCACCCCAGGATCTCATCATCTTGAAgcggagagggagagagggaccaTGCACGGGCCTGGTCCTTCCCCAGCCCACGGACCCAAAGGATGATAGAAAGTCAAGACTGGAAAGGACATTTAAACATCTGgtttcaaaccctgcctctgcttGACCTTAGGCAGGCATGCACCCTGCTTGGGCCTccgtttctccatctgtaaaatgagggagttaagtGATCCCCGCTTTTAAGGTCAGCCTGTCGCCTACTCCATCCCATCACAGTACAGAGAGGGGCACGGAGGCTGAACGGGGAGGTCACTTGCCGTCGGAATGCAGCCCAGCCTTAATCCATAGTGTCCAGCCTCCCCGTCTGGCCTCCTTTCCCAGATGCCATGCCTTTCTGAGTGCCTCCAAGGTCAGGAGGAAGACTTTGGGGTGATTCATGTCCCTTCTTCAGTCTGGGCTCCCCTTCTGGAAAACGAAGAGAGCTGGCTTCCACGAGGGCCAAGGGGcttttagctttaaatcctaGCACCACCGACGACCACGGCCCCCGCCTGCCCTCCCCTGGTTTGTTCTAATGGTTTGCGACCATTCTACCATTCAGTGCCCCATCTGGGGCCACGCGCCGGCAGATCGGGCTGCCCTCCTGCCTCCCCCAGGCCCAGCAAGTAATCCAGCGGCCAGGGTGGCCAGTAAAGAGCAAGGACTGCCCCGCTCTGCCCTGTCCTGCCCCGCTCTGCTCTGCCCCGCTCTGCGCTGCTCTGTCCCGCTCTGCGCTGCTCTGTCCCGCTCTGCGATGCCCCGCTCTGCGCCCCTCTCCCTCCGCCCGTCCCCGGCTGGCCTCCGAAGAGACTACATCCCCCAGAAGGCTTTGCCCGAGTGCGTTATGTAAGTTTCCCTGCGAGGCGGCTGCTGGGCCAGAGGAAGGCGGGCGGCCGCGGTAGCGGAGAGAGCGGACTGCGACGGCCACGGCTGGCCGCAGCGGCGGGCAGGGGCGGCGCCGCGGCGAGGCCCGGGCCGGGCACGGGAAGCTGCGCGCGCGGGGCCCAAGCCAACGCGGCCCGGAGCCGCCGAGCCCGCCCGCGGAGGGGAGCAGAACGCGGCGGGGCGGGGCGGGCCCTGCGGCCGGACGTCGAGCCCGGGAGCGCCCCCTCCTCGGAGCTGCGCAGCTCTGCGCGAGGGAGGGAAGGCGGGACCGCGGGGCGGCCGGCCGCGGGAGGGACGGAGCCCAACCTCCGGTGTCCAGGCCCGGCCGGCCTTCGGCCTGAACCGCGGACGCCATGG
This Trichosurus vulpecula isolate mTriVul1 chromosome 2, mTriVul1.pri, whole genome shotgun sequence DNA region includes the following protein-coding sequences:
- the LOC118838660 gene encoding myb-related transcription factor, partner of profilin; this encodes MAGEVEEITRLRKPRFSYEENQILIREVRANYSQLYGTQSRRVTVAERRRVWEGIAAKINGITSWKRTGQEVQKRWNDFKRRTKEKLARVPHSTQGSGVGPGASEDAFSAEEETIFAILGPGVVGGPELHTGPSASFHAPPPTGPFPHRYLLGGEQRPAETSVQSKACSSPEPSARPPCYSLDGILLRPKERDSPPPPPAPDQAALQIVQLPRLAPSPPPRPPCPGPSPSSLPPPPPLPPTLDPSLDFLRAQRETAEAIRELEGTLRQGLAKLSDVLSALLPLLAGPEPPVPLPAAGLAPAHPKVETSPEPAALTVEEGEEAAIVGTPPGEERGTRPPLPRDSPPVKRRKGFPTRKRRGRWKNM